A single window of Pontiella agarivorans DNA harbors:
- the abc-f gene encoding ribosomal protection-like ABC-F family protein: MIDFIQVSKQFGTQDVLKNVTFRINAGERIGIVGPNGAGKSTIFSLINHEIEADAGDIVLPKHCRIGHLKQQLNPHEVELSLIDYTEDSIPELKTIPEKIQTLEEQLQHFQGLEKERALKQVGELQHTYEHLGGYEMRARAEAALSGLGFHVDEFEKPFTSFSGGWQMRAELARTLIANPDLLMLDEPSNFLDLPAVEWLQKFLRGYEGTMLLISHDRYLLRSLATVTLEIAGGQATRYQGGYDYYLTEREDRIRHQLAAKENQDREIEQMESFIKRFRAKSSKAAQVQSRIKQLEKMERIEAPATVANTSKIRLADPPHSGHEIIRLEKGGFSYDGRRWIFQSLDLNINRGEKIALVGYNGMGKTTLLRTLADALDLSEGKRVLGHKVVVGYQSQDFAETMNPEKSVYHIVKDEHPVAMESEVRNLLGGFGFSGDTIDKKVSVLSGGEKIRLAFARLFIDPPNFLLLDEPTTHLDVQGREALEQALKNYKGALCVVSHDVTFVRNIAEQIIAIDDSGVSRFPGNYDYYQEKVEQRAANVSPPAAGGTVSSPAGTSSKPAVKGKDARKARAAQREAEKALSKIERKIEKLTAEQTALTDEMMARRDADFASINARLAEIQGEIQSLEAEWEATAEALG, translated from the coding sequence ATGATCGATTTTATACAGGTGAGTAAACAGTTCGGTACGCAGGATGTGCTGAAAAACGTGACGTTCCGGATTAATGCCGGGGAGCGGATCGGCATTGTCGGCCCGAACGGGGCGGGCAAATCGACCATCTTCAGCCTGATCAATCATGAGATCGAAGCGGATGCCGGCGATATTGTACTGCCGAAGCATTGCCGGATCGGCCATCTCAAGCAGCAGCTGAATCCGCATGAAGTTGAACTGAGTCTGATCGATTATACGGAAGACTCGATTCCGGAGCTGAAAACCATTCCCGAAAAAATCCAGACCTTGGAAGAACAGCTGCAGCATTTCCAGGGGTTGGAAAAAGAGCGCGCGTTAAAGCAGGTCGGCGAACTTCAGCATACCTATGAGCATCTGGGCGGTTATGAAATGCGGGCCCGGGCCGAGGCGGCGCTGAGCGGACTGGGTTTTCATGTGGATGAATTCGAAAAACCGTTTACGTCGTTTTCGGGCGGCTGGCAGATGCGGGCCGAGCTGGCACGTACTTTGATTGCCAATCCGGACCTGCTGATGCTCGACGAACCGTCGAACTTTCTCGATCTGCCGGCGGTGGAGTGGCTGCAGAAATTTCTGCGCGGGTATGAAGGTACGATGCTGCTGATTTCGCACGACCGCTATCTGCTGCGTTCGCTGGCGACGGTGACGCTGGAAATTGCGGGCGGTCAGGCCACGCGGTATCAGGGCGGTTATGATTATTATCTGACGGAGCGGGAAGATCGAATCCGACATCAGCTTGCGGCCAAGGAAAACCAGGATCGCGAGATTGAGCAGATGGAAAGTTTCATCAAACGGTTTCGCGCCAAGTCGTCCAAGGCGGCACAGGTGCAGAGCCGGATTAAACAGCTGGAGAAAATGGAACGGATTGAGGCGCCGGCGACGGTGGCCAATACCTCGAAAATCCGTCTGGCGGATCCGCCGCATTCAGGGCACGAAATTATCCGCCTGGAAAAGGGCGGGTTTTCCTATGACGGCCGGCGCTGGATTTTCCAATCGCTGGATCTGAATATCAACCGCGGCGAAAAAATTGCGCTGGTCGGTTATAACGGAATGGGCAAAACGACGCTGTTGCGGACGCTGGCCGATGCGCTGGATTTATCGGAGGGGAAGCGGGTGCTGGGCCATAAAGTGGTGGTCGGCTATCAATCGCAGGATTTTGCCGAAACCATGAATCCGGAAAAATCGGTGTATCACATTGTGAAAGATGAGCATCCGGTGGCGATGGAATCCGAGGTGCGGAATCTGCTCGGTGGATTCGGATTCAGCGGGGATACGATTGATAAAAAGGTTTCGGTGCTCAGCGGCGGCGAAAAAATCCGTCTGGCCTTTGCGCGGCTCTTTATTGATCCGCCGAATTTTCTGCTGCTCGATGAGCCGACAACGCATCTCGATGTGCAGGGGCGTGAAGCGCTGGAGCAGGCGCTGAAAAATTATAAGGGTGCGTTGTGTGTCGTTTCGCATGACGTGACCTTTGTGCGCAATATTGCTGAACAGATTATTGCGATTGATGATTCCGGCGTTTCCCGTTTTCCGGGTAATTATGATTATTATCAGGAGAAGGTGGAGCAGCGTGCGGCAAACGTTTCGCCGCCCGCAGCAGGCGGGACGGTGTCTTCACCGGCCGGGACCTCGTCGAAGCCGGCGGTTAAAGGCAAAGATGCCCGCAAGGCCCGCGCCGCACAGCGCGAGGCGGAAAAGGCGCTGAGTAAGATCGAGCGAAAGATCGAAAAACTCACGGCGGAGCAGACGGCGCTGACCGATGAAATGATGGCACGGCGCGATGCCGACTTTGCCTCTATAAACGCCCGTCTGGCGGAAATCCAAGGCGAAATCCAATCTCTGGAAGCCGAGTGGGAAGCCACCGCTGAAGCATTAGGCTGA
- a CDS encoding TetR/AcrR family transcriptional regulator, which yields MARRTKEDAAQTRIDILEAALNVFSENGYSRTTFVDIAAEIGLSKGAVYWHFKTKTDLLASMIIYAEEHLCEGRPELPDSVDQMRQHVKEYAERFVHDERAWKFEFFCSCQIEWSTELMEEVHEKLKTLREDPLQRLIEKLGHLQRIGVMKKEKNPEALAMCFGSVWVGAVHLAMYGDFDREKFIEVLMDGFDLVIGSQAA from the coding sequence ATGGCGCGGAGGACAAAAGAAGACGCGGCGCAGACCCGGATCGATATTCTGGAAGCGGCGCTCAACGTTTTTTCGGAGAACGGGTATTCACGGACCACATTCGTAGATATTGCGGCGGAAATCGGGTTGTCCAAAGGGGCGGTCTACTGGCATTTCAAAACCAAGACGGATCTGCTGGCTTCCATGATTATCTATGCGGAGGAGCATTTATGCGAAGGCCGCCCGGAACTTCCGGATTCCGTTGATCAAATGCGTCAGCATGTAAAGGAATATGCCGAACGGTTTGTGCACGATGAACGGGCGTGGAAGTTTGAGTTTTTCTGTTCGTGTCAGATTGAATGGTCAACCGAGCTGATGGAAGAGGTGCATGAAAAACTGAAAACGCTGCGCGAAGATCCCCTGCAGCGACTCATTGAAAAACTGGGTCATCTTCAGCGTATCGGCGTCATGAAAAAAGAAAAAAATCCGGAGGCGCTCGCCATGTGTTTCGGCTCGGTGTGGGTGGGCGCGGTGCATCTGGCCATGTACGGGGATTTCGACCGGGAAAAATTTATTGAAGTGCTGATGGACGGGTTCGATCTGGTGATCGGCAGTCAGGCGGCCTGA
- a CDS encoding acyloxyacyl hydrolase, with protein sequence MRRGGQFGAMLLCCAMADAGGLYIGAGAGPQGGTLTEPDQYNAVVDVGYIFYSGDWNRVEFDLGAGLTWLGSNEHKDAVYAFSLVPGLRFYFWNGETFRFYVMAAAGPTYLTESYLGNMELGGYFAFNDFVGVGIRFGEEDEWSATLGWRHISNAGLFRPNRGFDMPAYLLIGKTL encoded by the coding sequence ATGCGCCGGGGGGGTCAATTCGGGGCCATGCTGCTGTGCTGCGCGATGGCCGATGCGGGCGGACTGTATATCGGTGCAGGGGCCGGGCCGCAGGGTGGAACGCTCACCGAGCCGGATCAGTACAATGCGGTTGTTGATGTCGGGTACATCTTTTATTCCGGAGACTGGAATCGGGTGGAGTTTGATCTCGGCGCCGGCCTGACCTGGCTGGGCAGCAACGAGCACAAAGATGCGGTTTATGCTTTTTCCCTGGTTCCCGGTCTGCGGTTCTATTTCTGGAACGGTGAAACTTTCCGGTTTTATGTTATGGCCGCTGCAGGCCCCACCTACCTGACGGAGAGCTATCTCGGGAACATGGAGCTGGGCGGCTATTTTGCATTTAATGATTTTGTGGGGGTCGGCATCCGTTTTGGTGAGGAGGATGAATGGAGCGCAACGCTCGGATGGCGCCATATTTCCAATGCCGGGCTGTTCCGGCCCAACCGCGGCTTTGATATGCCGGCTTATCTGCTGATCGGTAAAACACTCTGA
- a CDS encoding efflux RND transporter periplasmic adaptor subunit, with amino-acid sequence MKLNKKLITGIGGVVLLLILVVLIGVASAERKMAEKHAVEVKLAEENAPRPVRCEKVKAEPLSRGHSYPGVVKASEETALSFRVGGPLTEVNVVLGEPVKKGDLLLQIDPRDFEDRIQSLEAQLAGAAARLANARQDYRRVTQLFEENVVAQADYDRAESANDSAEAAVKNIEAQLQIARHALEDTSLRAPYDGTVTAQRVENHEMISPGAVVLQYHAIDKIEIVVNIPENEMGGIPLNRTDSYVEVSFPALRSQTFSARLKEWSTLADPLTRTYAVTFELNVPEGVVILPGMTANVAFSKPEEQALVLTVPVSALVAGPDGGSSVWVYDEEQETAALRSVQVGVLSGDRRVVIAEGIAEGEHVVVSGSRLIHENQALKTASVH; translated from the coding sequence ATGAAACTGAATAAAAAACTGATTACGGGAATCGGCGGTGTTGTCCTGCTGCTTATTTTGGTGGTGCTCATTGGTGTGGCTTCGGCAGAACGGAAAATGGCGGAAAAACATGCGGTTGAGGTGAAGTTGGCCGAAGAGAATGCACCGCGTCCGGTCCGCTGTGAAAAAGTTAAGGCGGAACCGCTGAGCCGCGGCCATTCCTACCCGGGGGTGGTGAAAGCCTCCGAAGAAACGGCGCTCTCGTTCCGTGTCGGCGGCCCGCTGACGGAAGTGAATGTGGTACTCGGCGAACCGGTGAAAAAGGGCGACTTGCTGCTGCAGATCGACCCGCGTGATTTCGAAGACCGCATTCAGTCGCTTGAGGCACAGCTGGCCGGCGCGGCGGCGCGGCTTGCAAATGCACGACAGGATTATCGGCGTGTGACGCAGCTTTTCGAAGAAAATGTGGTGGCGCAGGCGGATTATGACCGTGCCGAAAGTGCCAATGATTCCGCGGAAGCTGCGGTGAAAAATATCGAGGCGCAGCTGCAGATTGCGCGGCATGCGCTGGAGGATACTTCGCTGCGGGCACCGTACGACGGCACCGTGACGGCTCAGCGGGTTGAAAACCATGAGATGATCAGTCCCGGTGCTGTTGTGCTGCAGTATCACGCCATTGATAAGATCGAGATTGTGGTCAATATCCCGGAGAATGAGATGGGTGGGATTCCGCTGAACCGCACGGATTCTTATGTCGAGGTTTCCTTTCCGGCGTTGCGATCGCAGACTTTTTCGGCGCGGCTCAAGGAATGGAGTACGCTGGCCGATCCGCTCACTCGCACCTATGCAGTAACCTTTGAACTCAATGTTCCGGAGGGGGTCGTAATTCTGCCGGGGATGACGGCCAATGTCGCGTTCTCGAAGCCAGAAGAGCAGGCGCTGGTGCTGACCGTTCCGGTTTCGGCTTTGGTGGCCGGCCCCGACGGTGGTTCATCGGTCTGGGTGTACGATGAAGAGCAGGAAACTGCGGCACTGCGCTCGGTGCAGGTCGGTGTGCTCAGCGGCGACCGCCGCGTGGTGATTGCTGAAGGGATTGCTGAAGGCGAGCACGTGGTCGTGAGCGGAAGCCGTCTCATCCACGAAAACCAGGCGCTGAAAACCGCATCCGTTCACTAA
- a CDS encoding efflux RND transporter permease subunit — protein MNPAAFALRKRTVMVVMTILLIGAGLLSYQKLGRLENPDFTIKTALVVTTYPGASPAEVEEEVTDPVEEAIQSMSQLKEVYSTSMEGISIVYVDVQDTYKSAELPQIWDELRKKISDMQGELPPGAGPSVVNDDFGDVYGVFFALTGEDYSYAELKAYAEDLKTELLRCDDVAKIAFWGLQQEVIYVEFERSRLSELGLSPSIIAGTLQSQNAVQPSGKVEIDGNYIRITPTGDLASEQVIADLYIGGGNQLVRLGDIAKVSRGYYEPAFNKMTFNGKPAIALGVSTVAGGNVVTMGESIKEKLAELERTMPPGMELDSIYYQSEMVTKSVGGFVLNLVEAVVIVVVLLMFFMGWQSGLLIGAVLLLNICGTLLGMEIMEITLQKISLGALILALGMLVDNAIVVADGILIRVERGESREEAAKEVVRDTQWPLLGATFISILAFSAVGFAPGNVGEFCRSLFDVMLISLLFSWVLAVTITPLFCVWFLKIPDTHGEDPYDKPMFRRYRKLLHLTVHHRPITLGVTTVLLIAAVMGFKKVPQSFFPGSPTPYFYVNYWMPAGTHIDRTAEDLKKIDEYIRSLDGVKQTSAFAGEGTLRFMLSYNYETADPSYGMILVETEDYHDIADMIEEIDAYLSANYPQAEPYCSKIPNGPPLAFYVETRFFGPDKTVLEDLGKQALAIMQAEETAKDARLDWRQPVQVLRPQYSEAQARRVGVTRSDLAQSLALNFNGTAAGLYREGNELIPIMFRPPDAERVGVDNFDDVQVWSSANQTFIPVGQVVTGVETEWEWPYIMRRDRRNSITARCNPVYGLPDTLRLKLAEQIEGIELPPGYRFEWAGEFKESGEARAPLGKTFPICLLGMFVILIWLFNSVRRPIIIFMTVPLSIIGVASALLLTGIPFGFMSILGFLGLSGMLIKNAVVLIDEIELQLTRGIEPYKAVLDSSVSRMRPVIMAAGTTILGMAPLLSDALYSGMAVTIMGGLFAATFLTLIVVPVAYTIVYRIKADPEHL, from the coding sequence ATGAATCCAGCAGCATTTGCTTTAAGAAAACGAACGGTCATGGTCGTGATGACCATCCTGCTCATCGGTGCGGGCCTGCTTTCCTATCAGAAGCTCGGCCGGCTTGAAAATCCGGATTTTACCATCAAGACCGCTTTGGTTGTTACCACCTATCCGGGGGCCAGCCCGGCGGAAGTGGAAGAGGAAGTCACCGACCCGGTCGAGGAGGCGATCCAGTCGATGAGCCAGCTCAAGGAGGTTTATTCAACCTCTATGGAAGGCATATCCATTGTTTATGTCGATGTGCAGGACACTTATAAGAGTGCAGAGCTGCCGCAGATTTGGGACGAGCTGCGCAAAAAAATCAGCGATATGCAGGGCGAGCTGCCGCCGGGAGCCGGGCCTTCGGTGGTTAACGATGATTTCGGCGATGTCTATGGTGTTTTCTTTGCGCTGACCGGCGAGGATTATTCCTATGCTGAGCTCAAGGCGTACGCGGAAGATCTGAAAACTGAACTGTTGCGCTGCGACGATGTGGCCAAGATTGCCTTCTGGGGGCTGCAGCAGGAAGTGATTTATGTCGAGTTCGAGCGTTCCCGGCTGTCTGAACTGGGACTGTCGCCGAGCATAATTGCCGGAACGCTGCAGTCGCAGAATGCGGTGCAACCGAGCGGCAAGGTTGAAATTGACGGCAATTATATCCGTATTACGCCCACCGGCGATCTGGCCAGTGAGCAGGTGATTGCCGATCTTTATATCGGCGGCGGAAACCAGCTGGTGCGCCTGGGCGATATCGCAAAGGTTTCGCGCGGCTATTATGAACCGGCATTTAATAAGATGACGTTTAACGGCAAGCCCGCCATTGCTCTGGGGGTTTCTACGGTGGCCGGCGGCAATGTCGTTACCATGGGGGAATCGATCAAGGAAAAACTGGCCGAGCTGGAACGTACCATGCCGCCGGGTATGGAGCTCGATTCCATCTATTACCAGAGCGAAATGGTTACGAAATCGGTGGGTGGTTTTGTGCTCAATCTGGTGGAAGCGGTGGTGATTGTGGTTGTGCTGCTGATGTTCTTTATGGGCTGGCAGAGCGGTCTGCTGATCGGCGCGGTACTGCTGCTCAATATCTGCGGAACACTGCTTGGTATGGAAATCATGGAAATCACCTTGCAGAAGATTTCGCTCGGTGCCCTGATTCTCGCGCTCGGTATGCTGGTGGATAACGCCATTGTGGTGGCCGACGGCATTCTCATTCGGGTGGAGCGCGGTGAAAGCCGCGAAGAAGCCGCCAAAGAGGTGGTACGCGATACGCAGTGGCCGTTGCTCGGCGCCACGTTTATTTCCATTCTGGCATTCAGTGCCGTTGGTTTTGCACCGGGTAATGTCGGCGAATTCTGCCGGTCGCTGTTTGATGTGATGCTGATTTCTCTGCTGTTCAGCTGGGTGCTGGCGGTCACGATTACGCCGCTGTTCTGTGTATGGTTCCTCAAGATTCCCGACACGCACGGTGAAGATCCGTACGACAAGCCGATGTTCCGGCGCTACCGGAAGCTGCTGCATCTGACGGTTCATCACCGTCCGATCACCCTCGGGGTTACTACGGTGCTGCTGATTGCGGCCGTTATGGGATTCAAGAAGGTTCCGCAGTCCTTTTTTCCGGGGTCTCCGACGCCCTATTTTTACGTGAACTACTGGATGCCGGCCGGCACGCACATTGACCGTACGGCGGAAGACCTGAAAAAAATCGACGAATATATCCGCTCGCTGGACGGGGTGAAGCAGACCAGCGCTTTCGCGGGCGAGGGTACGCTGCGCTTCATGCTTTCGTACAACTACGAGACGGCTGACCCGAGTTATGGCATGATTCTGGTTGAGACCGAGGACTATCATGACATTGCGGATATGATCGAAGAGATCGATGCCTATCTCTCCGCGAACTACCCGCAGGCCGAACCCTACTGCAGCAAAATTCCCAACGGACCGCCGCTGGCGTTCTATGTGGAAACACGCTTCTTCGGGCCGGATAAAACGGTACTCGAAGACCTCGGAAAACAGGCGCTCGCCATTATGCAGGCGGAAGAGACGGCCAAGGATGCCCGGCTTGACTGGCGGCAGCCGGTGCAGGTGCTGCGGCCGCAGTATTCCGAAGCGCAGGCGCGCCGTGTGGGAGTAACCCGTTCCGATCTGGCACAGTCGCTGGCACTCAATTTCAACGGTACTGCGGCGGGGCTTTACCGCGAGGGCAACGAACTGATTCCCATTATGTTCCGTCCGCCGGATGCAGAGCGGGTCGGTGTGGATAATTTTGACGATGTCCAGGTATGGAGTTCGGCCAATCAGACCTTCATTCCGGTGGGGCAGGTGGTGACCGGTGTGGAGACCGAATGGGAGTGGCCCTACATCATGCGCCGCGACCGCCGCAATTCGATCACGGCCCGCTGCAACCCGGTATACGGTTTGCCGGATACCCTGCGTCTGAAACTTGCGGAACAGATTGAGGGCATCGAACTGCCGCCGGGCTACCGGTTTGAATGGGCCGGCGAATTCAAGGAATCGGGCGAAGCCCGGGCTCCGCTGGGAAAAACCTTTCCGATCTGTCTGCTCGGCATGTTCGTGATTCTGATCTGGCTGTTCAACTCCGTGCGCCGGCCGATCATCATTTTTATGACGGTTCCGCTCTCGATTATTGGGGTTGCGTCGGCGTTGCTGCTCACCGGCATTCCGTTCGGTTTTATGTCCATCCTTGGCTTCCTTGGTTTGTCGGGCATGCTGATCAAAAATGCGGTGGTTCTAATCGATGAAATTGAACTGCAGCTGACCCGGGGTATCGAGCCGTATAAGGCCGTTCTCGATTCGTCGGTCAGTCGTATGCGGCCGGTGATTATGGCGGCCGGAACCACGATTCTCGGGATGGCGCCGCTGCTGTCCGACGCACTTTACTCGGGCATGGCGGTTACCATTATGGGCGGTCTCTTTGCCGCCACCTTCCTGACCCTGATCGTGGTCCCGGTGGCTTACACCATTGTCTACCGAATCAAAGCTGATCCAGAACACCTTTAG
- a CDS encoding efflux RND transporter periplasmic adaptor subunit has translation MLKQIIAIVVFLVTLAVGIGIGIFAGKMMSMDMSAMMGGPGEMPPPAVKAVELQDVPVDVREEYIASVEPVQQVMVKTEVAGYIDEVHFTEGSMVKAGDLLFTVDQKRYLSMVDAREADLASAKAELNRAERYFERIEKAGSSVSQSDKDQAEALKLQAMANLKQAEANLTVSKLDLEYSEIRAPIDGRIGAALVTKGNYIDPMTGETLATIVQLDPIRVVFSVTDRAYLRYRENVVNGADSELAAHIRLPTGTELPMIGKKDFDDNTMNERTGTMTVRYLFDNPDELLVAGGYVTILIGRSDRPMGIRIPQQAVLVDQEGSYVLTATEDGVIGVARVTLGEPVEDDYVITSGLKAGDRVVVDGVQKVQPGMTAAVTLMEAAQ, from the coding sequence ATGTTGAAACAGATCATAGCTATTGTCGTATTCCTTGTGACGCTTGCCGTGGGGATCGGAATCGGGATTTTTGCCGGCAAGATGATGTCGATGGATATGTCGGCCATGATGGGCGGCCCCGGCGAAATGCCGCCGCCGGCGGTCAAGGCGGTTGAACTTCAGGATGTTCCGGTTGACGTGCGGGAGGAATACATTGCCTCCGTCGAACCGGTCCAGCAGGTCATGGTGAAGACCGAGGTTGCGGGCTATATCGATGAAGTCCACTTTACGGAAGGCTCGATGGTGAAAGCCGGCGACCTGCTTTTTACCGTCGACCAGAAACGGTATCTGTCGATGGTGGATGCGCGCGAGGCCGATCTGGCCAGTGCGAAGGCCGAACTCAACCGCGCGGAACGTTATTTTGAGCGGATTGAAAAAGCCGGCAGCAGTGTGTCGCAATCCGATAAAGATCAGGCGGAAGCCTTGAAACTGCAGGCAATGGCCAACCTGAAACAAGCCGAAGCCAATCTGACCGTGTCCAAACTGGACCTGGAATATTCAGAAATCCGCGCACCGATCGACGGGCGCATCGGCGCGGCACTGGTGACCAAAGGCAACTATATTGATCCTATGACGGGCGAAACGCTGGCCACCATCGTGCAGCTGGATCCCATCCGCGTGGTCTTTTCCGTGACCGATCGCGCCTACCTGCGCTATCGCGAGAATGTGGTGAACGGTGCCGACAGTGAGCTGGCTGCGCATATTCGTCTGCCGACCGGAACGGAACTTCCAATGATTGGAAAAAAGGATTTCGATGATAACACGATGAATGAACGTACCGGTACGATGACGGTGCGTTATCTGTTCGATAATCCCGACGAGCTGCTGGTGGCCGGCGGGTACGTTACCATTTTGATCGGTCGGTCGGATCGGCCGATGGGTATACGTATTCCGCAGCAGGCGGTTCTGGTGGATCAGGAGGGTTCCTATGTGCTCACCGCGACGGAAGACGGCGTCATCGGCGTTGCGCGGGTGACCCTGGGTGAACCGGTTGAAGACGATTATGTGATTACTTCCGGACTGAAAGCCGGCGACCGCGTGGTGGTGGACGGGGTACAGAAAGTACAGCCGGGCATGACGGCGGCGGTAACGCTGATGGAGGCTGCGCAATGA
- a CDS encoding TetR/AcrR family transcriptional regulator — protein MSGYSVAESTKERLICAAGQLAAQHGIDNVSTRAIAELSGENIGSIHYHFGGRDGLMEEMVRWAIEACRHHIELEVLGDLPAHPTPEELSKAVRQIVVREMDDLFRSNRPLWHSQVIYQLMQRDDELYHIFRRNVMEPNLDGLFRFFRVVDPTLTDEQAFAHVTVLKMPIFAHANYRKAMLDHLGTEDFRESYFQTLEDLLVKQTQLLLGLPED, from the coding sequence ATGAGTGGTTATTCAGTAGCGGAATCAACGAAAGAGCGTTTGATTTGTGCGGCAGGACAACTTGCGGCGCAGCATGGGATAGACAATGTATCGACCCGGGCCATTGCTGAACTTTCGGGCGAGAATATCGGCAGTATCCATTACCATTTTGGGGGCAGGGACGGACTGATGGAGGAGATGGTCCGTTGGGCTATCGAAGCTTGTCGTCATCATATTGAACTTGAAGTGCTTGGGGATCTTCCGGCGCATCCGACACCGGAAGAACTCTCGAAAGCGGTGCGTCAGATCGTGGTACGGGAGATGGATGATCTGTTCCGTTCAAACCGCCCGCTTTGGCATTCGCAGGTCATCTATCAGCTGATGCAGCGCGATGATGAACTGTATCACATATTCCGGCGAAATGTGATGGAACCGAATCTGGATGGTCTCTTTCGCTTTTTCAGGGTGGTTGATCCGACGCTGACGGACGAACAGGCGTTTGCCCATGTGACGGTGCTGAAGATGCCGATTTTTGCCCATGCAAATTACCGCAAAGCAATGCTGGATCATCTGGGCACCGAGGATTTCAGGGAATCCTATTTCCAGACCCTGGAAGATTTGCTGGTGAAACAGACGCAGTTGCTGCTGGGGCTTCCGGAAGACTGA
- a CDS encoding TolC family protein, giving the protein MKKWILFALLFPMLGTAQTNGLSLAEVRQNVLKGNPSVREAVQRIAAAEAVQKQARSAYLPTVTLSASYGHVDASLHPDSDPETRYGDSFMQGTGGLQANWLLFDGFAREARSLAAKYGVQQSHEFAAETRRLLIQSATVAYRQAQLARENVAIAERDLAFNRNLEADAKKRFDAGALPESDVHNFSIRALQAETSELRAELNYNTACAMLAELMALPEARLPQALQPVPINFDETGSIPELESEFRYALTHRPDYQALTSGQFALVQQTRAAKGEMMPKVFLSGEMNYADRSGYADAGDHGNYDSFAGVTASWDLFAGGRKTAVVKQAQADLRALEEQQESLSLSIRSSLQQRIDEAEVSKAIFRRSEKIHALSVQVRDSVEKSYKAGMESITRLNEAQTDLVRARGSYTTAYIAYQLVLNQLDIETGRILSELE; this is encoded by the coding sequence ATGAAAAAATGGATTTTATTTGCCTTGCTTTTTCCCATGCTCGGAACCGCTCAGACCAACGGATTGAGTCTGGCGGAAGTACGCCAGAATGTGCTGAAAGGCAATCCGTCGGTGCGCGAGGCCGTGCAGCGTATTGCCGCCGCTGAAGCGGTTCAGAAACAGGCCCGTTCGGCATATCTGCCAACGGTGACGCTGAGCGCCTCTTATGGTCATGTGGATGCCAGTCTGCATCCGGACAGTGATCCGGAGACGCGCTACGGTGACAGTTTTATGCAGGGCACCGGCGGACTGCAGGCCAACTGGCTGCTGTTTGACGGATTCGCTCGCGAAGCCCGTTCGCTGGCCGCGAAATACGGCGTGCAGCAGTCGCATGAATTTGCCGCCGAAACGCGCCGTCTGCTCATTCAGTCCGCCACGGTGGCCTATCGCCAGGCGCAGCTGGCCCGGGAGAATGTGGCGATCGCGGAGCGCGATCTTGCGTTTAATCGGAATCTTGAAGCGGACGCAAAAAAACGGTTTGACGCCGGTGCGCTGCCGGAATCGGACGTACATAATTTTTCGATTCGGGCCCTGCAGGCGGAAACGTCGGAGTTGCGTGCGGAGCTGAACTATAATACCGCCTGTGCCATGCTGGCCGAGCTGATGGCGCTTCCGGAAGCCCGGTTGCCGCAGGCCCTGCAACCGGTCCCGATCAACTTTGATGAAACGGGATCCATTCCGGAGCTCGAAAGTGAGTTCAGGTATGCGTTGACCCACCGGCCGGATTATCAGGCACTGACTTCCGGACAGTTTGCGCTGGTTCAGCAGACGCGCGCCGCAAAAGGTGAAATGATGCCCAAAGTCTTTCTGAGCGGGGAAATGAATTATGCCGATCGCAGCGGTTATGCCGATGCAGGGGATCATGGAAACTATGATTCATTTGCCGGTGTGACGGCTTCGTGGGATCTTTTTGCAGGCGGCCGAAAAACAGCCGTCGTAAAGCAGGCGCAGGCGGATTTACGTGCACTTGAAGAGCAGCAGGAGTCGTTGAGTCTGTCGATCCGGTCCTCGCTCCAGCAGCGGATTGACGAGGCGGAGGTGAGCAAGGCGATTTTCCGGCGTTCGGAAAAAATTCATGCCCTTTCGGTGCAGGTACGCGACAGTGTTGAAAAATCGTACAAAGCAGGAATGGAATCCATTACCCGTCTCAACGAAGCGCAGACCGATCTGGTCCGGGCACGGGGTTCGTATACCACAGCATATATTGCCTATCAGCTGGTGTTGAATCAGCTCGATATTGAAACCGGGCGTATTCTGTCGGAGCTTGAATAG